The sequence CGTTGCGATGGTGAGTGTCAATTATTAGTATGTTAATTACTGTGCAATCTTATTGATGAAAAAGTGAGAAGTTGATTCGAGTTTTTGTCTTGTCTCATGCATCTCTTTTCGGCGGCCTCTAGGGGTCGAGCAGATAacagtagtgtgtgtttgtataattagcTTCCCTCTTCCCTTCTCCCACAGACTACCAGTCTAATGGATGCACAGACATGGACGTGAGACTCACCTACAGGGGAGCTAGTGGCTACTCCGGCCAGTTTGAGATCTGCAATAACGGCATCTGGCAGAGAACATGTAGTAACAGCAATTTCGAACAAAATGCTGCTACTGCTGCCTGTAGTCAGCTCTTTGGGCTCTTTGGGTTCGTAAACCCACCTACACTGGCTACAATTACATCATTTCCTGAGGTTTTGTCCGAAACAGGTCCAGCGTATGATAGGGCGTTATTTTGTGGGTTATCAGATGCAAGTATTAGGAACTGTGGGTTCGAACCATCGGATATTTGTAACCCTGACAACCAGCCGACTGTCACCTGTCCCAGTAAGTCTTCTCGAAAGTTATCTTACCTGCAAATGACTTAGCTTTAGCCAAGTGATTGTAAACACACTGTATAATACGATCCCTCTGCTCCTCCCACAGGCCCTCCTGTGGTATACGTGTCACCAATCAGCGTGGATCATGTCTACCGAGTGGAGACTGGCTATATGCCTAGCGTCTCATGTGCAGTTGACTTAAACACAAATCCTTTAGCGTCTTTTTCACCAGGTGGTGGTTTGCCTGGTTTGCGCAAGAAGAGGGTGATTGCCCAGGCCCAGTTACCTTTAGAGTCTCGTAGAGTGTTCAATGAACCTGTCTTTGATGGGGGGATTAGAACATCGACTTGTTCAGCGTTTAATGGAGTGAATACAACTACTGTGAACATCACTGTTGAAGTACTTGGTATGTTGTTGCCATGGGTTACGTATCTATATATAACCCctcccccacccactcacgcACATAGTTGGAGAAGGACCACCAGAATTTGCATTTCTTCAGATGTCAAGTTTCAGTTCTCAGCGTTTCGCACAACTTCCTAACTTGGCTACTATTGCCCCGCCCATCAACCTCGAACAGCTGCCAGAATCAGTGAGTGTTAGTGTTCATGTAGAGTCTCGGAACTAGTTGTATATAGTATAGTTTATGTGTGTGTTCCGCagtccccctccccctccctggTGTAACCAACCATACACACAGTTTGTCACCTCCCTCTCCCTTTTAGTTGCAGATGCTGATAAGTGAGAGAACACCCGGAGTGCAGATAGTGAGTAGCTGTGCGCTCATTGAGAGGTAAGAACACTTTAATCTAGCTTGTCTCACTAAAATTGACTAATTTCTTTCCATACAATAGTCCAATCGATGTAGAGAGAGGACTGGACAGGATCGAGTGTGAGATAGTCCACTATAACAGACCAGACCAGACCGAGGTGACCACAGCTGCTCAAGTTGCTACGAGACTAGGGACATTGCTAACACTGGTGAACACGCCAGCACTATTTAATATTGTAGTGATCGGTGAGTACTATGAGCTAGGTCATGTGATATCCTATGCCTGTCATGTGATACCGTCCATCCACGCACAGAACCGGCTCAGGTGGCATTCACTAGTCTTGAGAGTATTGCTGTTGAGGGAGATGGTGTTGTTACTATCTGTTTGGCCGTCATTAGCGGCGagataaccacacccactaacatAAATCTCACAACTTTCCCCGGCTTGTTAATTGACAGCCCCCCTGACACTGAGATAAATATAGCACTTGCAAGTGGTGAGTTGGTAATTAACTTGATCACTATTtattgtatgtattatatatactatagctgTAAGGCTCCGGGACTCTTTCagttgccataacttgagttctgtCAATCCAATTTCACTGCTTTTGTGATTTTCTGCACTTAGaaagagatctttcaaatggtaccatcaatgtTTATATTTGGGAGATGCTAATTTCAGCCCAATACCATGGATCCAAAGGCGAAAAATGATTAGGGTCCAAAAACAAAATTTTGAATTTAAACATGACATATGAAAagtctttctaagctttcagaaatcataaaaattttgaatTTGGAACATCAAAACTcagttgaaagatgttcaactaccccCCCCACTTCCACTTATCACCATTTCCCTGCAGAGGGCACTGACTACAACATTGCTGGGGGGCTTGCCGAGGATGTTAACGGGTTCCCTGTTGTCCTAACACTGACCCTCCAAATCGGGGCCACTCAGGCGTGCTTCGATGTCGACATTGTGGACGATGCTGTGTTTGACGGGGAGAGTGACCGTGCTGTTGAGCAGGTGACCTTCTCCTACTCAGGCTCCTCCCCCACAGTGGCCAGAGTCAACCTCCGTCACACACTAGTCATCCTGGATAATGATCGTAAGATTTACACTCAGGCCAAAATATGCATtctagctgtataattatagctctagAAGCTTTTCAAAATGAATGGCATATTCCTTATTTTTGTACATGGCTATGattaacattatttttgtataCTAGAGAAATTCCGTTAGCTTTTTTGCAATCCTAACTGTGTTGTTTCCTAGGTAACTGCTCGGCTGATTTTGGATTGGGTAGTCGTTTGTGTGCCAACACGGTGAGACTCAGTGTAGACTGCATCCTTCCGGCTCAAGTGTGTGACTTTAACACTGCCGACTGTCCCGATGTGTCCGATGAACTCAACTGTCCGTGTGAGTATTATACATTGAATATAATCACCATCAGTATTATAGTGTACTGCATATACAGTTATATCACCTGTGTGTGCAAGCTTAGCTGTTTAGTAGCCAGAGTATATTAAACTGTTAAGTTATTGCTCGTGTGCTTATGTTTGAACCCCTcccaacacacacagctccaaTTGAGGATATTGTCAACCAAACAGTAAgttttgataattataaaatcATTATTCATGCACAAACTTGTTAATAACTTTTTTTAGATATCAGTGGAGACCTACACCAACGTCAGTGAGGTTGTGTCGTCCTTTGCTGCCCTCTCCGAGAACAGGACGTTCCTTCAGACCATGCAGTTTCTGAATGATGTGTCCACCGTGTTGAACAACATCGCTAACTTGACCAACACCACAAATACTCGTATTAATGAAACGGTATGCTAGGATTTTATAAATCTATGAAACAAGATATCGATCGGTTGACTATTGTTGTTTATTTGATCTCCAGGTGGTGACAAATTTGGGTCAGACTTTGAACTCCCTCATACAATGGCAGCCCTCCAATCTTGAGGTCGACACCACCTCCAGGTACGGAATGCTCCTCTTAGAACATTGTGATGGTAGCAACAATTTAGCAAAAGATTTCTGTTGCCAAATAAGTTGATCTcagagagcataattataattatatagctatagttgaATAAGACTGACATGTACGTATTAACATGTACCACCACCTACATACAGAATTGTTGAATCTTTTGAGGAGGTGGCAACACAATTTGCACAACAGTCCAACCTCACTATGGAATTCACTGATTTCACAATTGTCATTGAACTGGTGAATATATACTTTTGTTAATGTATCAGTAGAGCTAGGAATgtagagctacatgtagctgcatgtacaataactGTGCAGCTGTTGACAACTGCTTGTTGCTCTGTTCAGGGGGCAACTGAAACATTTATGAGAGAAGGAAGAACAGAAGACTTTACCCGTAtaggtatgtatatatacgttgGTTGTTTATCTCCTAGtacaccaccccccccacagcTGGAGTCTCCGCCTCCATCGCACTCCCACCCTCGCTCTTCAACCAGGTACCAGCTGACAGACGCATCATCGGTGTGTACTTTGCACTCTATGAAAACTCCGCTCTTTTGCCGACAAACTTGTCAGCTGTAGTGAGGGACAACGTGACGGTGCAGGAGACGTTTGTGGGTACTCCTATTGTGGCCGCTACCGTGGGACCTGGTATTGACTTTGGTGACGATGTTCCCCTCAATCCCCCTGTAGTCATCACACTAGGCCTGCTACCTCTATCAGAGAACGCAAGTGTAAGGACCCATCTCAATTTCTGTCTCTTCATAATCAGTGTTGCCAATCTAAATTCATTTTGTGTATCCCTACTTGTACAAGTTCTTCATTGTACTGTTCCTTCAGGCTAACCTCGGCACTGCTCGCTGTGTGTCCTGGGACTTCGTCACTGACAGCTGGATCACAGACGGTTGTACCACTGAAGTGGTGAATGAGACCACTTTCCGTTGCAGCTGTACCCATCTCACCAATTTTGCTGTGCTCGTTGTAAGTTCACTGACCATGGCCATGCAGTATATGCTGCAGTGATGGGTGTATAATTCAGTCTCCTGTACTTTTTTTCGCCCTCAGGACATTTGCCAAAGAGCTCAGGACTGTGTCAATAATGAGATAGTGGATCAGGTGCTCTCCTTTATAAGCTACATAGGCGTAGCGCTGTCTTGCGTAGGACTGGTGGTCACAATTATCACTCTAATTTTGTTCAAGTAAGTATCTTTCATAATTGTAGTGTGCCATTGTCTGTAGGCTTTTAGGATTTTTTTGGTGGACAAAGTTTAGCTGTGTTTTCTATGTTTTGCAGAAAACTGAGGGAGAGAGACAACTCGAAGTACCACATCCAGCTGTCCATAGCCATCCTGTGCATGCTCATTGTGTTTGCTGTGGGTATTGAACGTATCGAGGTGTACGGAggctgtgtgtttgtgtccaTCCTCATCCACTACTTCTCTCTGGTGGCCGTCATGTGGATGGGGGCAGAGGCCTTGCTCATGTTTCAGAAACTAGTCATAGTCTTCATGAGTATCACGACCAAGTTTATTGTCATTCTGTCTCTAGTTTGTTGGTGTAAGTTTGCAAATAGGTATACAGTATGTAGTATCAAGGGCCTCAGTATTATGCATTAAATTGTCGTGCAACCTTTTCATCAGATTCTAGTTCACTCGAAGTGAGTCTATACACtagtttacataattatacactggaGGTTGATGTATAAGTTTGCTAATAGGTATACATGACGTATATAGTAGCATTTTTGAAAGAGTGGTACCACTTTACCATTTGCTGGACTGATTAGTGCAAGCCCTAGAGTTACATAATTTAAGTTTTATTGTTCTAGAAGCTTATGACCCACAAGGCAGCCGTAGCAAAGCAGCTTCAGTTTCTATAGTAACAATTCACCCCACCTCCTCCCTCCTAAATATCGACCATGCAttattcacccccccccccccccccacagtgtTCCCTCTGATTCCTGTCCTCATCCCGATGATCATTGATCTGGCTGACGGGACAACTCCCGAGACAGACCTCATCATCACTAGGAATGTGGACCCCTCCACTGGAGATGTCATTGGAGGATTGTGAGCTTAATTGTTTTTGCGTACAATGTCTGGATTGCAAGTCGATAGTAATTCAATTACAGTGCTGCATGTTTATATGGCTATGCATGATTAAGTGCATTGATTTGATGAGTGTTTTTGTATGCAGCTGCTTCCTCAAGCATCCTGGAGTGTTCTTTGGTGCTTTCCTGGCTCCTATATTTGCCATTATCCTCTTCAACATGGTCATCTTCATCTGGGTCATTGTCATCCTCCTAAAACACACTCGCGGAAAAATAGAGAGATCAAGTGAAAAAATGAGTTCCAAGACTGCCCTCAGACTCCTTGTGAGCATCTCAGGTGTTATGTTCCTGTTCGGCCTCACCTGGCTATTTGCTGTCTTCACGTTCAGTATTGATGGTAGCAACGTTGTTCGAACTGTCTTCCAAATTTTGTTCACTGTCTTTGTAGCATTCCAAGGCTTTTACATCTTTCTGTTCTTTGTTGTCTTCAACTCAGAGGCCCGTGAATCATGGAGAGAGTTTCTATCGTGTGGCCGCTACAAGTCCGAGctcctccacccctcacagtATAAGAACACAAGTTCTGCGGGAACAGGAACTCGTACTCACAAGACTAAGACGGGCACCACCATTGCATCATCTGCTGTAGTCAACACGAACAGCAAATCAGCCAATCTCGATTCTGAGGCTGGCCCACTCCCAGAGAAAATTGATTTGAACAATAATGATGAGAAACCAACAGATATTCCGCTAACATCCACGGGTCAAGCACAACTAGCTGAAGAAGGAGTGTCTACTTTCAGTCACCCCAATATCGTTGTCGAGAGTCAAGTGGACGGAGATGACGATGAGAAGACACCTCCAAATTGGTCAGACGCAAGCCCTGTTGCCAACGCCAGAGTCAAGCGCTACTCTACAAAGAAGGCTTCCAAGCACCACATTGAAGAGTATGAGATAGACTTTGAAAATGGTGACAGTGACCAAGAAGTGCCTGAAACTTAGAATCATCATACTCATATTCCGATTGTAACTGACTGTGTAGTGTTAATCATACAGTGTAGCTAGGCTTTATAAAATCATGTCATCACATGCAGGCAAGCATATCAGTAGTACCAGGAGTACCGGTGTCGGCATCCCCTGCAGTACTAATATTCaatcatattattattataattatgttcaaactGAATAGAGTGGGTGTTGCAATCTGTTCAAGATACCACCATAGATCTATAGTAGTAGCTACACCTGAGAGGCTAAAAAActcagtagatctagatctacaaattgcatgcatagactataatttatatgtatAGTCTCATGGTGTTCCTACATAccgataattatagtctggATCGAGTTCATATAAGTAGATCTAGACTATACTGCTATAGATATATATAAGCATGATATATAAGGATAACTTTATTAATCCCTGCCTTCAAGGCTGCTTTGATGAGAAAACACCTCCGAATTGGTCAGCGCAAAACCCCGTTGTCAAGGCCAGGGTAAAGCGCTACTCTACAAAGAAGGTCTCCAAGCACCACATTGAAGAGTACTATACTTTGAAAATGGTGAAACTGACCAAGATTTGCCTATAAAGCTTAGTCATTAATTCTAACTGACTGTACAtagttaattattattgtgtaatcTATGCATAATAATGTAGCTACATGGGTACAATAATAACATCATGTCATCACATGCAGTAGTATTATTCTTTCATACTTTTTGTTATATGGCTGGCAAACTGAATTAACTGAGCAATCTTTTGtgccaataattatcaaataattattatgattacaaCAGAGATGCCAGCATAATATGAATATAAACTGCATATAAATAGTAGTCATGTTAATATAATGTACAGTTTATTATTAGAAGTCATTTTCTCTCTAACTCTTTGCTTCTATGGTGACTGTAACGATAGAGCCGTGGGGGAGGGTGGGATCATGCTGAACTTGAACTGTGTTATGTTTGGGAGAGGACCACATTACACCACCACCATCCTTGTCGCTAGTTTCCAAGGTAACAGTGTACCCCATCTGATAGTGTATGTCCTCGTTAAGGTAAATCTGTAAAAAAATAGtataaataaattatataatattgGTGGCTGGCGAAACAACTCACTTCTGTAACAGTGGAAGAGCAAGCGTCAGTGATGGTGTATTTGAGAGAAAACTTGAGGCTATCGGGGTCGAATTTCATCTCCATAGCAACACCGGCCACAGCTTGGGCATAGGTCCGACTCATAGTCTGCACAAGtcacaatcatgtacatgtaatgacaGTACCAGAATAAAAGAATATACAATATAAAATGCACACATTAATATTAatctgtgtggtgtgtgtgtgtgtgtgtgtgtgtgtgtgcattaccTTGACGAGGTCAGTGTTGAGGGTGCCGTTCACACCATTCCAGAAGCCATTGCTCGAACCCTGTGGGGTCAGGTATATGTTGACAAACGAGTATTTAATGACAGGGGTTTACTCTCACAGTGATGGGGACGTAGGCCTTGTAGTCCCAGCCAGTCcacgactgtgtgtgtgtgggtggggggagtGGTTTAGCGTGTGGGAGACAAATTATCAAAATTCTTACAATGAGATACTCATCAGCTTTTGCTAGAGTAGTTTTATCTCCAAGTCGAAACTCAGTGACGAAACCTGAAATGAAGAATAGATAATGAATTGATCCCAACATGCTTCAAGCCACTCCCACCTGCACAGCCGAGTTTCTCAATGTCCTTCTGCCTCTCATAGAATGTGATAGCGTCATTTAACTGAAATAAAAAACAGGTTCAAAACTTATTTGACTCAACTACACTGCCATCATTACCTGAGGGGGAATATAGAAATGCCATGCCAACACGCTCCTGTTCTGGTACTCGTGGCCACCGGGTACTTGACTGAATCCAACTCTAGTCTCGTCCCATGTGACACTCGTGAAGTAGACACTGTATGTATAGTCATGATAAGGGATGATgcattatgacatcattagaGGGTGTGTTTACTGCACCTGTGTTTGTCGTCGTATTTCCTGATCATTGGGTTCAGCTGTAGGAGACAAAAACAATGAACTTTACACTGGCACATGCCTTATAAAAtgcacacatatacacatgtactgtactaaaTGTTTAATGGCACAATATTTGTAGTAGCCTCACAATTTCGTAGAAGGGAGCCAGGTTAATTTTATCAGCTTCAGTGGGCACTAACAGCTCAGGATTTTCGTAGATGTCACCTGCAGTGGAACATTGTTGTAATGCTAGTAGCTAGGCAACATTATTGAGCAGCTGACCTGCCCACGGTTCGTTGATGAGCTCATAACCGAGGACGTACTCATTATCTGCAAACTCTTGAGCCACTCTTCCCCAGAACGCCGCCATCTTGTCAGCCAGACCTACACAGGACCCTCTCATTAGTCGGTTATTAGCATCTGTCTAACAGTGCATAcaaatatacggtatactgtaaTCATGGTAGAGATTTGTCTTCCTTAATTATAACCCTTCAAACATTCCTACACTAAAGCAATTTTCACACTGCTCACCATTTGAGTTGTTGTACAGAGCTTGATAAGCAGCCCCTGTGGCGTGAGCAACCTGATAGGACGACCAGTCATGCTTGGCACAGTCCTGCATGTTCggatcacatgacaatcatagtacagtcatgtgatactaCTAACCTCCGTTGTGGGGTAACCAGCCTCCTTGTCATAGGTATACGGTGTATCCAATGGAAATGGAAAGTCTTTGGCATCTGCGGACAAAGAAAACAATGACACAGAGCAGAGAAAATAAATACGAAATGAAGAAATCCAATTAAGAGTAAAATGACGAAGAGGATAAGAGGGGGTGGGTGGTTGACTCACTTCCCACGTCCACGGCCCAGTCTGGTATTCCCTCCCCACAGAACTTCTCTGAGAGGACGTCCTGGTGCATGTCCAATATCGTGTGGATGCCATACTCTCCAGCTCTGCACAAGAACACAGAGGGGAGAAATAGTCGGTTTGTAGTTTACTTTAACAGTCTCAAGGCTTTGAGTATTTAATCACCCAAAAACAAAATAGAAAAGCTTTGGATAACTAAAATTCCACGGAGAAGCAGATATTTTACTATTCTGATAGTATAGCTCACTTGTTGATGATGTCCCTGGAGGCAGCAAGGTAGGTATCGTTGTACTGTCCATTCTCAGGCTCGACCCCCGGCCACATCATACCATACCTGTGATGTGGGTAACATGATCTTCATTACACTTAGGAATGACATTTCTAGATCATCACCTGAACTCATATTTTAGCAATATGTGCACTGCTTGAATATAAGTCGATTGCTATGCTAGTACTGTATAGCAAAGGATAAAATTTTCGTgagcaagctgacctccataaaatatttccccatgAAAACTTAGGCGTGGTTTactggaacgcatgcaatgcagtacaGGCAATGCAGCCAAACTAATATTTACTTACAAAAATCACCGtgttcgagttgaacgaatttttaccccatgaaaaattacccgctataaggtaATTTAGCCAGTGTGTTAATTATACCTGATAGCATTGAGTCCCCAGCTCTGTAATAGTTTCATGTCCTCCTCACAAAAGCTCCAGTATGGGTCGAACTTGTCCGTGCGCGGTATCCAGGGGGGACCCTTCACTACCACGTTGGCACCATGGAAATATCGCTCCCTCCCAGTGCCATCTATTATCCGATGTGTGGTTGTGTTGACTTGCAGTATGTCCGGGGACGCCAATACCTGAGTGGATATTCATGAATTCTAAATTCGTAGGACAAAAAAAACCACAACTTAGTTTCAAACTACAAACCACAAACCCCAAACTTACCCTGGTGGATGTAAACACGAACAATAATACCACTGCAGACAGGCCTTTGGTTATCATGGTTATCATTGTCTCTGTACTGTAGTAGTAGACTAGTAGATATATATGTAGACTTCTTGTGGAGTTAAAACAGTAAACTAAAAGCCACCTGCGCTCACTTCACAGCCGTTTTTCACTCAGTCAGACCATCCTACAATAAATCAGCAGAGGCAACATGTATTTACAATTAAAAGTCATGCGACATGTATTTACAATTAAAAGTCATATGATATTAaccacacactgcacacacctcTGTGACTCCCACAATGGACCTTGGACCTTCCAGTAAACAAACATTGGATGGCTTTTcgagtggtgtgtgtagttGCTGAGCTGCTGCGGCCGCCTGGTCTGGTCCTACACGTAGGCTGGAGGAGCAGGCCGAGTCACAGGACTGTC is a genomic window of Halichondria panicea chromosome 15, odHalPani1.1, whole genome shotgun sequence containing:
- the LOC135349126 gene encoding uncharacterized protein LOC135349126, with amino-acid sequence MAKYRLAVALLAAALGLLTTGTLSQVTSIITNPPAGSTVNTFPDSAEFQCSVEVNDTQVQIQWYIDGNELRSSLIIEGYSISASTTGTFDSFLTVPAPRDSPEVFPFFFNITCAPPGSPEAFYANFTLIVQLVDLRFGPVEGDVIAPEGFNVSVCVDAIMVAEGVSSPFPISVDLRVLPQSTASGDDYDIPPFVSFDGFMEVCVNVYIVDDGDNTEDVETIEIQLENSSSSNARIVPGSSIRMISIPCTENAVRLTGGVDSEQGRVEICYQGAWGSVCTAEWDQPDAQVVCRQLGLMEQPSAYVNTFGNVFPNGGGRPVFNGAQCVGTEPDLLNCTSVSGGLSANVVCPLGIGNTNAAVDCAGRTEPLFNFEMPQMNLVEGDTPEVCVVLESGVITVPLIIGLEIPPIESPTPSATFRVDFITTPPLDNEIQTLTLTFNPGQTSQCFNVTLLDDDDIENTEEIIFELISSLRSPRRQRILLIDNDMNCGNGSLCVDRVQASTHCIDVMRVCDGFTDCVDNSDETNCPVCPGGQYTCLSEDTCLNSSMICDGYPDCVGRLPGLSQVLGVDEFQGCPPDGCVPGSVDLVGGVREREGAVRVCMNGNRVPVSATGLSILEASLLCRESGLGQGGYPYPTSRLPTTTVVTVSCTDGDTSLSECAVSLESAPLNLMGQQASLTCRAETCTDGRVRVVSGDGLESREGRVEVCYRGVWGAILDDRWTNRDAAVVCREMGYPAQGAMPIFGAVYDDELLPFVSNGFTCAGNESSIMDCPGSTPFLDPPQLGTQFNSIFNIVGVRCDDYQSNGCTDMDVRLTYRGASGYSGQFEICNNGIWQRTCSNSNFEQNAATAACSQLFGLFGFVNPPTLATITSFPEVLSETGPAYDRALFCGLSDASIRNCGFEPSDICNPDNQPTVTCPSPPVVYVSPISVDHVYRVETGYMPSVSCAVDLNTNPLASFSPGGGLPGLRKKRVIAQAQLPLESRRVFNEPVFDGGIRTSTCSAFNGVNTTTVNITVEVLVGEGPPEFAFLQMSSFSSQRFAQLPNLATIAPPINLEQLPESLQMLISERTPGVQIVSSCALIESPIDVERGLDRIECEIVHYNRPDQTEVTTAAQVATRLGTLLTLVNTPALFNIVVIEPAQVAFTSLESIAVEGDGVVTICLAVISGEITTPTNINLTTFPGLLIDSPPDTEINIALASEGTDYNIAGGLAEDVNGFPVVLTLTLQIGATQACFDVDIVDDAVFDGESDRAVEQVTFSYSGSSPTVARVNLRHTLVILDNDRNCSADFGLGSRLCANTVRLSVDCILPAQVCDFNTADCPDVSDELNCPSPIEDIVNQTISVETYTNVSEVVSSFAALSENRTFLQTMQFLNDVSTVLNNIANLTNTTNTRINETVVTNLGQTLNSLIQWQPSNLEVDTTSRIVESFEEVATQFAQQSNLTMEFTDFTIVIELGATETFMREGRTEDFTRIAGVSASIALPPSLFNQVPADRRIIGVYFALYENSALLPTNLSAVVRDNVTVQETFVGTPIVAATVGPGIDFGDDVPLNPPVVITLGLLPLSENASANLGTARCVSWDFVTDSWITDGCTTEVVNETTFRCSCTHLTNFAVLVDICQRAQDCVNNEIVDQVLSFISYIGVALSCVGLVVTIITLILFKKLRERDNSKYHIQLSIAILCMLIVFAVGIERIEVYGGCVFVSILIHYFSLVAVMWMGAEALLMFQKLVIVFMSITTKFIVILSLVCWLFPLIPVLIPMIIDLADGTTPETDLIITRNVDPSTGDVIGGFCFLKHPGVFFGAFLAPIFAIILFNMVIFIWVIVILLKHTRGKIERSSEKMSSKTALRLLVSISGVMFLFGLTWLFAVFTFSIDGSNVVRTVFQILFTVFVAFQGFYIFLFFVVFNSEARESWREFLSCGRYKSELLHPSQYKNTSSAGTGTRTHKTKTGTTIASSAVVNTNSKSANLDSEAGPLPEKIDLNNNDEKPTDIPLTSTGQAQLAEEGVSTFSHPNIVVESQVDGDDDEKTPPNWSDASPVANARVKRYSTKKASKHHIEEYEIDFENGDSDQEVPET
- the LOC135349129 gene encoding endoglycoceramidase-like, translating into MITMITKGLSAVVLLFVFTSTRVLASPDILQVNTTTHRIIDGTGRERYFHGANVVVKGPPWIPRTDKFDPYWSFCEEDMKLLQSWGLNAIRYGMMWPGVEPENGQYNDTYLAASRDIINKAGEYGIHTILDMHQDVLSEKFCGEGIPDWAVDVGNAKDFPFPLDTPYTYDKEAGYPTTEDCAKHDWSSYQVAHATGAAYQALYNNSNGLADKMAAFWGRVAQEFADNEYVLGYELINEPWAGDIYENPELLVPTEADKINLAPFYEILNPMIRKYDDKHSVYFTSVTWDETRVGFSQVPGGHEYQNRSVLAWHFYIPPQLNDAITFYERQKDIEKLGCAGFVTEFRLGDKTTLAKADEYLISWTGWDYKAYVPITGSSNGFWNGVNGTLNTDLVKTMSRTYAQAVAGVAMEMKFDPDSLKFSLKYTITDACSSTVTEIYLNEDIHYQMGYTVTLETSDKDGGGVMWSSPKHNTVQVQHDPTLPHGSIVTVTIEAKS